The proteins below are encoded in one region of Bosea sp. BIWAKO-01:
- a CDS encoding Hpt domain-containing protein, with amino-acid sequence MPQKAIDLAHLARQTGGDHDLERELLTLFAQQCISHLRTIHSGSDIKARMDAAHTLKGAASAIGAWSVAEAADAMERQLASDDPAGRDNAMDALALAAAEARAAISTIDCAA; translated from the coding sequence ATGCCCCAAAAAGCCATTGATCTTGCTCACCTCGCCCGCCAGACCGGCGGCGATCACGACCTCGAGCGCGAGCTGCTCACGCTCTTCGCGCAGCAATGTATCAGCCATCTGCGGACCATCCACTCCGGCAGCGACATCAAGGCCAGGATGGACGCGGCGCATACCCTGAAGGGAGCGGCCAGCGCGATCGGAGCCTGGTCGGTTGCCGAAGCCGCCGATGCCATGGAACGCCAACTGGCTAGCGATGATCCGGCGGGCAGGGACAATGCGATGGATGCACTGGCCCTTGCCGCGGCCGAGGCACGCGCTGCGATTTCCACGATCGATTGCGCCGCCTGA
- a CDS encoding VWA domain-containing protein, producing the protein MFLRLFTDLRAAKVPVTLREYLALLEGVEADLAEHRVDEFYYLARTCLVKDERHLDKFDQVFAQVFKGMETLQQAIDQAGIPEEWLRKLAEKFLTDEEKREIAAMGWDKLWETLKQRLAEQQGRHQGGSKWIGTAGTSPYGAYGYNPEGVRIGQDSNRNFRAIKVWDKREFKDFDDTRELGVRNLRVALRRLRRFARTGAAEELDLDNTISETAKHGYLDVQLRPERRNAVKVLLFLDVGGSMDWHVELAEELFSAARAEFKHFEHFYFHNCPYERVWRENRRRHDQIIPTWDILRTYSADYRIVFVGDASMSPYEVAMPGGSVEHWNEEAGEVWMQRLTGHFPKSVWLNPVQQHLWSYTQSIRQIGGLMGGRMFPLTLDGLDGAMKVLAR; encoded by the coding sequence ATGTTTCTCCGCCTGTTCACCGATCTGCGCGCCGCCAAGGTTCCCGTCACGCTGCGGGAGTATCTGGCCTTGCTCGAAGGCGTGGAAGCCGATCTCGCCGAGCACCGCGTCGACGAATTCTATTACCTCGCTCGCACCTGCCTGGTGAAAGACGAGCGCCATCTCGACAAATTCGATCAGGTCTTCGCCCAGGTGTTCAAGGGCATGGAGACCTTGCAGCAGGCAATCGATCAGGCCGGCATTCCCGAGGAATGGCTGCGCAAGCTCGCCGAGAAATTCCTGACCGACGAAGAAAAGCGCGAGATCGCGGCGATGGGCTGGGACAAGCTCTGGGAGACGTTGAAGCAGCGGCTCGCCGAGCAGCAGGGCCGGCATCAGGGCGGTTCGAAATGGATCGGCACGGCAGGCACCTCGCCCTATGGCGCCTATGGCTATAATCCCGAGGGCGTCCGCATCGGCCAGGACAGCAACCGCAACTTCCGGGCGATCAAGGTCTGGGACAAGCGCGAATTCAAGGATTTCGATGACACGCGCGAACTCGGCGTGCGCAACTTGCGCGTCGCCTTGAGGCGTTTGCGCCGCTTTGCCCGTACGGGAGCAGCCGAAGAACTCGACCTCGACAACACCATCTCGGAAACGGCCAAGCACGGCTATCTCGACGTGCAGTTGCGGCCCGAGCGCCGCAACGCGGTCAAGGTGCTGCTCTTCCTCGATGTGGGCGGCTCGATGGACTGGCATGTCGAACTGGCCGAGGAGCTGTTCTCGGCGGCGCGGGCCGAGTTCAAGCATTTCGAGCACTTCTACTTTCACAACTGCCCCTACGAACGGGTCTGGCGCGAGAACAGGCGCCGGCACGATCAGATCATCCCGACATGGGACATCCTGCGAACCTATTCGGCCGACTATCGCATCGTCTTCGTCGGCGACGCCTCGATGAGTCCCTATGAGGTTGCGATGCCCGGGGGCTCGGTCGAACACTGGAACGAGGAAGCGGGCGAGGTCTGGATGCAGCGCCTGACCGGTCATTTCCCGAAATCGGTCTGGCTCAACCCGGTCCAGCAGCACCTCTGGAGCTATACCCAGTCGATCCGCCAGATCGGCGGATTGATGGGCGGGCGCATGTTTCCCCTCACGCTGGACGGGCTCGACGGCGCCATGAAGGTATTGGCCCGCTGA
- a CDS encoding MlaD family protein, which produces MESRANYALVGLFTLAVLAAMFGFVYWFNSGLAGRRQDVRIVFSGTVTGLGRGSSVLFNGLRVGEVTRIELLPDDPRRIYAVVQVDNTTPLRIDTRARIEAQGLAGVVAVQLLGGDPDSPVLKPQPGQSLPTIIAERSEFQDILETVRTIAKRADDVLGGIEGLVKDNAGSISNTVRNVEKFSAALGNNSDGVDKLMSSFGQIADTISPLSQKLGSLSDELSDVVKSVDQRKVANIVANVDKFTAALGDNSQDVGKVVKDVASISEKLNKAADQVEGVLKAAQSFLNSGDGQGALAEVGNAARSIRTLAENLDKRTAEITTGINRFTGPGLRDIENLAAEGRRTLTDFNRTLRNIERNPQQFIFGGRPPLPQYSGSR; this is translated from the coding sequence ATGGAATCGCGCGCGAACTACGCACTGGTCGGTCTCTTCACGCTTGCGGTCCTCGCGGCGATGTTCGGCTTCGTCTATTGGTTCAACAGCGGCCTGGCCGGCCGCCGGCAGGATGTCCGTATCGTCTTCAGCGGCACCGTCACCGGGCTGGGGCGCGGTTCCAGCGTGCTTTTCAACGGCCTTCGCGTTGGCGAGGTCACCCGCATCGAGCTGCTGCCGGACGATCCTCGCCGGATTTACGCCGTCGTTCAGGTCGACAACACCACGCCGCTCAGGATCGACACCCGGGCCCGGATCGAGGCTCAGGGGCTCGCGGGCGTCGTCGCCGTGCAGTTGCTGGGCGGGGACCCGGATTCCCCCGTGCTCAAGCCCCAGCCTGGCCAGAGCCTGCCGACGATCATTGCCGAACGGTCCGAGTTCCAGGACATTCTGGAGACGGTGCGCACGATCGCCAAGCGGGCCGACGACGTGCTCGGCGGCATCGAGGGGCTCGTCAAGGACAATGCCGGCTCGATCAGCAACACGGTCAGGAATGTCGAGAAATTCTCCGCCGCGCTCGGCAACAATTCCGACGGCGTCGACAAGCTGATGAGCAGCTTCGGCCAGATCGCCGATACCATTTCCCCGCTCTCGCAGAAGCTCGGCAGCCTGAGTGATGAGTTGAGCGATGTCGTGAAGTCCGTCGACCAGCGCAAGGTCGCAAACATCGTCGCCAATGTCGACAAGTTCACCGCCGCGCTGGGCGACAACAGCCAGGATGTCGGCAAGGTGGTAAAGGATGTCGCCTCGATCAGCGAAAAGCTCAACAAGGCGGCGGATCAGGTCGAGGGCGTGCTCAAGGCTGCGCAGAGCTTCCTGAATTCCGGGGACGGGCAGGGGGCGTTGGCCGAGGTCGGCAACGCTGCGCGATCGATCCGCACCCTTGCCGAGAACCTCGACAAGCGCACCGCCGAGATCACGACCGGGATCAACCGCTTTACCGGGCCGGGCTTGCGCGACATCGAGAACCTGGCAGCCGAGGGCCGTCGGACGCTGACGGATTTCAACCGGACGCTGCGCAATATCGAGCGCAATCCGCAGCAGTTCATCTTCGGCGGCCGCCCGCCGCTTCCCCAGTATAGCGGATCGCGCTAG
- a CDS encoding MFS transporter: MTDAQLASRPPRGLLHSPAAFLMVLAFVNWLGFASWSALLNNFAKEAAGFTGQDIGILQSVREIPGFLAFTAIILFWFMREQILAYLSLLTLGFGVAITGFYPSLGGLLITTTIMSLGFHYYETAQQSLQLQLLPKAEAPRLLGKIAGASAAAQLLAFGSIALIWRLFQPGYTIVFVVAGLLTISLTAAAWLLFPRFQGSVPQNKGFVLRKRYWLYYALTFMSGARRQIFMAFGGFLLVERFGYDVAATATLLLATYGINTFVGPMLGHLVGRVGERATIQLENISLIAVFVGYALASHGHFAGWGVFVAGALFIVDGVFFTLVLAQRTYFQKIADPADIAPTSAVAFTINHIAAVFLPVTFGLLWIRDPAIVFYIGAAVATVSLTLAFLVPRHPVPGRETMLASAVPAAAE; encoded by the coding sequence ATGACCGACGCCCAGCTCGCCTCACGCCCCCCACGCGGGCTGCTGCACTCGCCTGCCGCCTTCCTGATGGTGCTGGCCTTCGTCAACTGGCTCGGCTTTGCAAGCTGGAGTGCGCTGCTCAACAATTTCGCCAAGGAAGCGGCCGGCTTCACCGGGCAGGATATCGGCATCCTGCAATCGGTCCGCGAGATTCCAGGCTTTCTCGCCTTCACGGCGATCATCCTGTTCTGGTTCATGCGCGAGCAGATCCTCGCCTATCTCAGCCTGCTCACGCTCGGCTTCGGGGTTGCGATCACCGGCTTCTATCCCAGTCTTGGCGGGCTCCTGATCACCACCACGATCATGTCGCTCGGCTTCCACTACTACGAGACCGCGCAGCAATCCCTGCAACTGCAATTGCTGCCCAAGGCGGAAGCTCCAAGGCTCCTCGGCAAGATCGCGGGCGCGTCGGCCGCCGCACAGCTGCTTGCCTTCGGCTCGATCGCGCTGATCTGGCGGCTGTTCCAGCCAGGCTACACCATCGTCTTTGTGGTAGCGGGCCTGCTCACGATCAGCTTGACCGCCGCCGCCTGGCTGCTGTTTCCACGCTTCCAGGGTTCGGTGCCGCAGAACAAGGGCTTCGTCCTGCGCAAGCGCTACTGGCTCTATTATGCGCTGACCTTCATGTCGGGCGCGCGCCGGCAGATCTTCATGGCCTTTGGCGGCTTCCTGCTGGTCGAGCGTTTCGGCTACGATGTCGCAGCGACGGCTACGCTTCTGCTTGCGACCTACGGCATCAACACCTTCGTGGGGCCGATGCTCGGCCATCTCGTCGGGCGTGTCGGGGAACGTGCGACGATCCAGCTCGAAAACATCTCGCTGATCGCCGTCTTCGTCGGCTATGCGCTGGCAAGCCACGGGCATTTCGCCGGCTGGGGCGTGTTCGTCGCGGGCGCGCTCTTCATCGTCGACGGGGTCTTCTTCACGCTCGTCCTGGCGCAAAGGACCTATTTCCAGAAGATCGCGGACCCGGCCGATATCGCACCGACCTCGGCGGTGGCCTTCACGATCAACCACATCGCCGCAGTCTTCCTGCCCGTGACCTTCGGACTGCTCTGGATCCGCGACCCCGCGATCGTCTTCTACATCGGCGCGGCGGTCGCCACCGTCTCGCTGACGCTGGCCTTCCTGGTCCCGCGCCATCCCGTACCCGGGCGCGAGACGATGCTGGCATCGGCAGTACCGGCTGCGGCCGAGTAG
- a CDS encoding universal stress protein produces MYRSILVPVDLAEVDFAALAINAAVSFAEASGGTIRLVYVRSLVPITYMEFVPADFDTEQQSEAEAKLADIAAGIPLPPDRVSAKVLVGSIHGEVLAEADASGADLIVIGSHEPGMLAYVIGSNASAIVRRAKCSVLVVRSG; encoded by the coding sequence ATGTACAGATCGATTCTGGTTCCCGTGGATCTTGCCGAGGTCGACTTCGCGGCGCTCGCCATCAACGCGGCGGTGTCCTTCGCCGAAGCGTCAGGCGGAACCATAAGGCTGGTCTATGTCCGGTCGCTCGTGCCGATCACCTACATGGAGTTCGTGCCGGCTGATTTCGACACCGAACAACAGAGCGAGGCGGAGGCCAAGCTCGCCGATATCGCGGCCGGCATTCCGTTGCCGCCGGATCGTGTCTCCGCAAAGGTGCTGGTCGGTTCGATCCATGGAGAGGTGCTGGCGGAGGCTGATGCGAGCGGCGCCGATCTGATCGTGATCGGCTCGCACGAACCCGGCATGCTCGCTTATGTCATCGGCTCCAATGCATCGGCCATCGTGCGCCGCGCGAAGTGCTCGGTGCTGGTCGTGCGCAGCGGCTGA
- a CDS encoding ABC transporter ATP-binding protein: MSANWSQSAGYPPSHDAAEPSGTNQDAPEPVIKVRNLKVAFGDKVIMDGLDLDVMRGEILGFVGGSGTGKSVLTRTILGLVRKQRGTIEVFGENVDDLEGPARRTLEQRFGVMFQHGALFSALSVKQNIQVPMREYLKLSPALLDEMAMLKLEMVGLRPDAADKAPSELSGGMIKRAALARALALDPEIVFLDEPTSGLDPIGAAEFDQLIMTLKETLGLTVFMVTHDLDSLYSACDRIAALADKRVIAVGPLATMLASDHPWLKAYFGGERAQARLSADQRRS, from the coding sequence ATGAGCGCAAACTGGAGCCAGTCGGCGGGATATCCGCCGTCGCATGACGCGGCCGAACCATCCGGGACCAACCAGGACGCTCCGGAGCCTGTCATCAAGGTGCGCAATCTCAAGGTCGCCTTCGGGGACAAGGTGATCATGGACGGCCTCGATCTCGACGTCATGCGCGGCGAGATCCTCGGTTTCGTCGGTGGTTCCGGCACGGGAAAATCCGTCCTCACCCGCACGATCCTCGGGCTCGTGCGCAAGCAGCGCGGCACGATCGAGGTCTTCGGCGAGAATGTCGACGATCTCGAAGGGCCTGCGCGACGCACCCTTGAGCAGCGCTTTGGCGTCATGTTCCAGCACGGCGCGCTGTTCTCTGCGCTCAGCGTCAAGCAGAACATCCAGGTGCCGATGCGGGAATATCTGAAGCTGTCGCCCGCGCTGCTCGACGAGATGGCGATGCTCAAGCTCGAGATGGTCGGTCTCAGGCCCGATGCGGCCGACAAGGCGCCTTCCGAGCTTTCAGGCGGCATGATCAAGCGCGCCGCGCTCGCACGGGCGCTTGCGCTCGATCCAGAGATCGTCTTCCTGGACGAGCCCACCTCGGGCCTCGATCCGATCGGCGCCGCCGAATTCGACCAACTGATCATGACGCTGAAGGAAACCCTCGGCCTCACCGTCTTCATGGTGACGCATGATCTCGACAGCCTGTATTCGGCCTGCGATCGGATCGCTGCGCTGGCGGACAAGCGCGTCATCGCGGTCGGGCCGCTCGCGACGATGCTGGCCTCCGATCACCCCTGGCTGAAGGCGTATTTTGGTGGCGAGCGGGCCCAGGCTCGCCTCTCTGCTGACCAGAGAAGGTCGTGA
- a CDS encoding 2Fe-2S iron-sulfur cluster-binding protein: MPKITFIDAQGESRTVEAETGSTVMETAVRNGIPGIEAECGGACACATCHVYVDDAWAEKTGHAESMEEDMLDFAFDVRPTSRLSCQIRVRDELDGLVVRTPARQG; this comes from the coding sequence ATGCCGAAGATCACTTTCATCGATGCCCAGGGAGAAAGCCGTACCGTTGAGGCCGAGACCGGCTCGACGGTCATGGAAACGGCCGTGCGCAACGGGATTCCCGGCATTGAAGCCGAATGTGGCGGTGCCTGCGCCTGCGCGACCTGCCACGTCTATGTCGACGATGCCTGGGCCGAGAAGACCGGCCATGCCGAGTCCATGGAAGAGGATATGCTCGACTTCGCGTTCGACGTGCGCCCGACCTCGCGGCTCTCCTGCCAGATCCGGGTTCGCGACGAACTCGACGGTCTCGTCGTGCGCACGCCGGCCCGCCAGGGCTGA
- a CDS encoding ABC-type transport auxiliary lipoprotein family protein: protein MPMSSRLAPEPGFTPIVALVLAVALTLSGCSGGATPTTYDLSAPRDFGRIEGARAALVVNEPTTVQTLDSDRMIVRDSAGALSFLGGTQWADRVPKLVQIRLIQTFENGSRIASVSRPGERIVPDFQLNTDIRSFNIDSATNSAVVEITAKLVGDRSGHIQRAKLFSAKVPVGAVDGAAAAHALDQALSKVLIDIVRWAA from the coding sequence ATGCCGATGTCGTCCCGCCTTGCGCCAGAACCTGGCTTCACGCCAATCGTTGCTCTCGTCCTGGCCGTCGCGCTCACGCTGAGCGGCTGCAGCGGCGGCGCGACCCCCACCACCTACGACCTCTCTGCGCCTCGCGATTTCGGCCGGATCGAAGGGGCGCGCGCTGCCCTCGTCGTCAACGAGCCGACGACGGTCCAGACCCTCGATTCCGATCGCATGATTGTCCGGGACTCTGCCGGCGCTCTGTCGTTTCTCGGCGGCACGCAATGGGCCGACCGGGTTCCAAAGCTGGTGCAGATACGGTTGATCCAGACTTTCGAGAACGGCAGCCGCATCGCGTCGGTTTCGCGGCCGGGCGAACGGATCGTTCCCGATTTCCAGCTCAACACGGATATCCGCAGCTTCAATATTGATTCTGCGACGAACTCCGCCGTCGTCGAGATCACCGCGAAGCTGGTCGGGGACCGGTCAGGCCACATCCAGCGCGCCAAACTGTTCTCGGCCAAGGTGCCCGTCGGTGCCGTCGACGGCGCCGCTGCCGCCCATGCGCTCGACCAGGCGCTGTCGAAGGTCCTGATCGATATCGTCCGCTGGGCTGCTTAG
- a CDS encoding flavin-dependent oxidoreductase, with product MKVVIVGGGIGGLTLALMLHARGIAATVYEQSSDIREVGVGINTLPHAIGELAELGLLPALDAVAIRTRELIYMNRFGQTVWREPRGLHAGAPVPQFSIHRGRLQGVICAAVRERLGQDALRTGRRLQGFVQDEGGVTAHFTDARRGEAGETARADVLIAADGIHSSVRGHYFPNQGAPRWNGVQMWRGACDWPAFLDGESMIIAGGMAGKLVLYPIATGSKPGTRLTNWVVNIRTGDPAKPPPKEAWSKPGRLEDVLPYARRFSIPGVDILALIQASPGFWDYPMCDRDPLPRWTHGRVTLLGDAAHPMYPVGSNGASQAILDARALADALVRSEHPRQALAAYEAVRLPATAQIVALNRVGGPERVIDAVEALAPNGFDDVERVMSYARREAIVKSYAGKAGFAPEQLTRR from the coding sequence ATGAAGGTTGTTATCGTCGGAGGCGGAATCGGCGGCCTGACGCTTGCATTGATGCTGCATGCACGTGGCATCGCCGCCACCGTCTACGAGCAGTCGAGTGATATCCGCGAGGTCGGCGTCGGCATCAACACCTTGCCGCATGCGATCGGCGAACTGGCCGAGCTCGGCTTGCTGCCGGCGCTTGATGCCGTCGCGATCCGAACGCGCGAACTCATCTACATGAATCGCTTTGGCCAGACCGTCTGGCGCGAGCCGCGTGGCCTCCATGCGGGGGCGCCGGTGCCGCAGTTCTCGATCCACCGCGGCCGCCTGCAGGGGGTGATCTGCGCGGCTGTGCGCGAGCGCCTGGGGCAGGACGCTCTGCGGACCGGGCGCCGCCTGCAGGGTTTCGTTCAGGACGAGGGCGGGGTGACAGCCCATTTCACCGATGCGCGGCGCGGCGAGGCCGGCGAGACGGCGCGTGCCGACGTGCTGATCGCGGCCGATGGCATCCACTCCAGCGTGCGCGGACATTATTTCCCGAACCAGGGGGCGCCGCGCTGGAATGGCGTGCAGATGTGGCGCGGGGCTTGTGACTGGCCGGCCTTCCTCGACGGCGAGAGCATGATCATCGCCGGCGGCATGGCGGGAAAACTGGTGCTCTATCCGATCGCTACGGGCAGCAAGCCCGGTACCCGGCTGACCAACTGGGTCGTCAATATCCGGACGGGGGATCCGGCGAAGCCGCCTCCGAAGGAGGCCTGGTCGAAGCCGGGCAGGCTTGAAGATGTGCTGCCCTATGCCCGCCGCTTCTCGATTCCCGGCGTCGACATCCTTGCGCTGATCCAGGCCTCGCCCGGATTCTGGGATTACCCGATGTGCGACCGCGATCCGCTGCCGCGCTGGACCCATGGCCGCGTCACGCTGCTCGGCGATGCCGCTCATCCGATGTACCCGGTCGGCTCGAACGGGGCCTCTCAGGCGATCCTCGATGCGCGCGCGCTTGCCGATGCGCTGGTCCGCAGCGAGCATCCGCGCCAGGCGCTGGCGGCCTATGAGGCGGTACGACTGCCCGCAACGGCGCAGATCGTGGCCCTGAATCGGGTTGGTGGCCCCGAACGTGTGATCGATGCTGTCGAGGCGCTCGCGCCGAATGGCTTCGACGATGTCGAACGGGTCATGAGTTACGCCCGGCGCGAGGCCATCGTGAAATCCTATGCCGGCAAGGCCGGCTTTGCGCCGGAGCAACTGACCCGGCGCTGA